In the genome of Bacteroidales bacterium, the window ATTGTAAACTCAGGCAAAATAGATGGGCCTGCAAAAAAATTATGTTTCTCCATTTGTTTATATTTTTTGTATTTATTTATCGCTTAGTTAAATATGAACAGAAGCAAGCTGATTAAAAGCAAATACTAAAGCAAATTTTACTAAACTAATATTCGTTCTTATTGATAGACAAAATTAAGTAATATTCGTTTATTAAATAACAGTTTATTAGAATATTTGTATATATTTTCTATACTTGCTTAAATAAGCTTTTCGTTAACCGTAAGAAATAATGTCTTGAAACTGCAATTTTGTAATTTTTTTCATAAATCAACCGGAATTTAATATAGATAGATTCTAAATTATTTTTTTAAGTCGCTGCAATTGTTTATTTTTGGTAAATATTAATTAAAAAATTATTAAAATGTGCTTATCAATTGAAGTTTCAGGAACCATCATTAAAAAAGAATCGTTAACAACAATAAACTCTGATATTAATAATAATATCTTAATACTTGAAACAGCTCATGCTTTCCCGGGATATCACGGTATTATTCCTGAAGAAAAATTACCCGGCTCATTATTTCTAATTACTAAAAAGAAATATTCTAAAGAATTTATTCTTCGATCGGCTAAAGCTTTGAAGAAATCGCTAAAAATGAAATTAGATTTAGCCTCTTCGCGTATTACCCTCAGAAACAATGATGTATTTGCCATAAGAATTAAATGCCTAAATAATTATTCTATTCTGCCTCAGTTAATACAGGCATTATCTGATGAAGGATATCGCTTTGAAAAGTACAGAAACTCAAAAGAATTTTCGAGTATTATTCAAGTTAAAAAGGAATTTCTGTTAGAAGAAATAGAGGCAGGATTCTATCGAGATAAAAGCAATACCGAAACACATTATTTTGAAATAAAAAACGAGCTAAAATGGTACGCTTTTGAAAAAGCCGTTACAGATATTAAATACAACACTAAAGATAATAATTTTGATGCTGCTTTAGCTACTTTTTATAGAGTGAAGGGCGTAATTGATTTGGTTCGTATTTATAAAAAAGACCTCAGTCTTAATGAGCTAAAACAAATAAAAGAAAAGCTGTGTAATTATATTCACGAATAATTCAAGCAGTTTATAATTTAAGGCTTCAATAGAAGTCTTTTTTTATGAAAATTGATAGCTTTGTACAAAATATAAAAAATGAATTTTTTAAATATTTTCAATACGGCTAGTAAGTATCTAACGGACATGCTTACAAAACTAAATATAGGAGAAAAAAATGCCGATTTAATTGCAAATTACAGTTTGCTACTACTTGGAATTCTCATTTCAGTCTTTTTATTTTACATTACACGGTGGATATTAAGGAAATATATTGCTAAACATATACGTAATTCCAAAACTCATTGGGATGATTATTTATTAGAACAACGAATTTTTCACAAAGCTTCCTATTTAATCCCTGCTTTTTTTATCGGATGGACTATCAACAACATTTTTGTTGACTTAGAAACAAGCAAAAATGTACTCTTACTTTTGGTAACAATTTATAAAATTATAATTATCACCAATATTATAAATGCTATACTCGACACCGTAGTTCATGTTTACGACAAGCAATCCAAAAACAAAGAAATACCCGTTAAAGGCTTTGTTCAGGTTATTAAAATATTATTCTGGCTTATAGCTACAATTTTGATTGTAAGCTCAATACTAAATAAAAACCCAACAACCATACTTACCGGATTGGGTGCTATTTCAGCCGTTTTATTATTAGTTTTTAAAGATCCTATTTTAGGTTTTGTTGGTGGAATTCAACTCGCAGCTTTCGATATGGTAAAAGAAGGCGATTGGATTAGTTTACCTAAATATAATGCTGACGGAACGGTAATAGACATTTCTATTTCTACAGTTAAAGTAAGAAATTGGGATAATACCATTAGCACACTCCCAACCTATTCGCTTATTTCCGACTCAGTTAAAAACTGGCGTGGAATGGAAGAATCTGAAGGAAGGCGCATCAAAAGAGCCGTCCTTATAGATACACACAGCATAAAATTTTGCACCCCGGAAATGCTCGAACGTTTTTCGAAATTTGAATTTCTTGATAATTATATTTCTCAGACGGAAAAACTTATTCAAAAATCGAACGAAAAAATAAATACCAAACTTTTGGTTAAAGGAAGAAGACAAACCAATATTGGCGTTTTTAGAGCCTACCTTGTTAATTATCTGGAAAACCATCCCTCTATAAATACTTCTCTTACAACTATGGTCAGGCAGTTAGAACCAACGGAGAAAGGTATTCCAATGGAAATATATGCCTTTAGCAAAATAAAAAGTTGGGTAGAATATGAAAGTATACAGTCAGAT includes:
- a CDS encoding mechanosensitive ion channel family protein, producing the protein MNFLNIFNTASKYLTDMLTKLNIGEKNADLIANYSLLLLGILISVFLFYITRWILRKYIAKHIRNSKTHWDDYLLEQRIFHKASYLIPAFFIGWTINNIFVDLETSKNVLLLLVTIYKIIIITNIINAILDTVVHVYDKQSKNKEIPVKGFVQVIKILFWLIATILIVSSILNKNPTTILTGLGAISAVLLLVFKDPILGFVGGIQLAAFDMVKEGDWISLPKYNADGTVIDISISTVKVRNWDNTISTLPTYSLISDSVKNWRGMEESEGRRIKRAVLIDTHSIKFCTPEMLERFSKFEFLDNYISQTEKLIQKSNEKINTKLLVKGRRQTNIGVFRAYLVNYLENHPSINTSLTTMVRQLEPTEKGIPMEIYAFSKIKSWVEYESIQSDIFDHILAIIPEFELSVFQEPSGADFRKILK